A single genomic interval of Celeribacter indicus harbors:
- a CDS encoding VOC family protein — MALQKLSHATLRVKHLEESVEFHTSVLGLEEIGREDGRVYLTCGTDGTYDVAVTEGGTGVISFAIAADDEEDLAHYRKRVEGAGVEVREMTDPDPGVVRVIEFDLPPQNQKMQIALLKREARQHYYNPAQRATNHLSALAPVDLDHITLRVGPDATQTIEFLSTHVDFRASDIVEFPGGAGRLASWMHVGDYHHDVAMFAGAPHETLDHLAWNIPNIEFMKLMLDQLARGGITTEAGPGRHAVGSNLYSYFRTPCGNRYELSGEMPRCVDRKAGPKMWTADQQIFSSWGAAFPESFKIGS, encoded by the coding sequence ATGGCCCTGCAAAAACTTTCTCATGCCACGCTCAGGGTGAAGCACCTCGAAGAGTCGGTCGAGTTCCACACCAGTGTGTTGGGACTGGAAGAGATCGGCCGGGAGGACGGCCGCGTGTACCTGACCTGCGGCACCGACGGAACCTATGACGTCGCGGTGACCGAGGGCGGCACGGGCGTCATCAGTTTCGCGATCGCCGCGGATGATGAAGAGGACCTGGCGCATTATCGCAAGCGCGTCGAGGGAGCCGGCGTGGAAGTGCGCGAGATGACAGACCCCGATCCGGGCGTTGTGCGCGTCATCGAATTCGATCTGCCGCCGCAGAACCAGAAGATGCAGATCGCTCTGCTGAAACGCGAGGCGCGCCAGCATTACTACAACCCGGCCCAGCGTGCGACGAACCATCTGAGCGCCCTTGCCCCGGTGGATCTGGACCACATCACCCTGCGCGTCGGGCCGGATGCGACGCAAACCATCGAGTTCCTGTCGACCCACGTCGATTTCCGCGCCTCCGACATCGTGGAATTCCCCGGCGGCGCCGGCCGGCTCGCATCCTGGATGCATGTCGGCGACTACCATCATGATGTCGCGATGTTCGCCGGGGCACCGCATGAGACCCTCGATCACCTCGCGTGGAACATTCCCAATATCGAGTTCATGAAGCTGATGCTCGACCAGCTCGCGCGGGGCGGCATCACCACGGAAGCCGGTCCCGGCCGCCACGCTGTCGGCTCCAACCTCTATTCCTATTTCCGGACACCCTGCGGCAACCGTTACGAACTGTCGGGGGAAATGCCGCGCTGCGTGGATCGCAAGGCCGGACCGAAGATGTGGACGGCGGATCAGCAGATCTTCAGCTCCTGGGGCGCGGCCTTCCCGGAGAGCTTCAAGATCGGCTCGTGA
- a CDS encoding 2-hydroxychromene-2-carboxylate isomerase, whose product MSRRPLDFYFDFMSPFSYLAFQKLPGLCEKYGLELRSHVVDLPKLKLLAGNTGPANVTIPLKARYLRMDLARWASRYGVSLISPKSLETGAVNRAYFFALDRGKGPDFLRAAWDGVWNTGGDPADPALLERLAIACGCKPEELDAWSGSEEAITRLKAATQAAHDAGVFGVPTMVLGDQMWWGNDRLTFMEDALSKGLLSSDCQ is encoded by the coding sequence ATGAGCAGACGCCCCCTCGACTTCTACTTCGACTTCATGAGTCCCTTCTCCTATCTGGCGTTCCAGAAGCTTCCTGGTCTTTGCGAGAAATACGGTCTCGAGCTTCGGTCCCATGTGGTCGATCTGCCGAAGCTCAAGCTGCTGGCCGGGAATACCGGACCCGCGAATGTGACCATCCCGCTCAAGGCCCGCTATCTCAGGATGGATCTCGCGCGCTGGGCAAGCCGCTATGGCGTGTCGCTGATCTCTCCGAAATCGCTGGAGACGGGCGCAGTCAACAGGGCGTATTTTTTTGCCCTCGACAGGGGAAAGGGCCCGGATTTCCTGCGTGCCGCCTGGGACGGGGTCTGGAACACCGGGGGAGATCCGGCGGATCCCGCGCTGCTGGAGCGTCTGGCCATCGCCTGTGGCTGCAAGCCCGAGGAGCTCGACGCCTGGAGCGGTTCGGAGGAGGCCATCACGCGCCTGAAGGCGGCGACCCAGGCCGCACATGACGCTGGCGTGTTCGGTGTTCCGACCATGGTCCTCGGGGATCAAATGTGGTGGGGCAACGACCGCCTCACCTTCATGGAGGACGCCCTGAGCAAGGGCCTTCTCTCATCTGACTGTCAGTGA
- the hcaB gene encoding 3-(cis-5,6-dihydroxycyclohexa-1,3-dien-1-yl)propanoate dehydrogenase, with protein MQLKDQVALITGGGSGLGRAIAERFVEEGARVAILDRSQERIDEVVGALGDNVIGVAGDVREMADHKRAVAECVRAFGKLDTLVGNAGVWDYNQTLAGMADDAVSPAFDEMFSINVRGYLLAAKAALPELYKSRGNAIFTVSNAGFYPGGGGVLYTATKHAVVGMIKQLAHEWGPYIRVNGVAPGGIGGSNLAGLSALSQDGHRFSDIPFDELMPRLVPLEKAFYTQDYAGGYVFFANRRDNGPATGVVLNFDGGIGMRGFASPNMGAELAEKFGEF; from the coding sequence ATGCAACTCAAGGATCAGGTTGCGCTGATCACCGGCGGCGGGTCCGGGCTCGGCCGCGCAATTGCCGAACGGTTCGTCGAGGAGGGCGCGCGGGTCGCCATTCTCGACCGGTCGCAGGAGCGCATAGACGAGGTGGTCGGGGCCTTGGGGGACAACGTGATCGGCGTGGCCGGCGACGTGCGAGAGATGGCCGATCACAAGCGAGCGGTCGCTGAATGCGTGAGGGCCTTCGGCAAGCTCGACACGCTCGTGGGGAATGCCGGTGTCTGGGATTACAACCAGACCCTCGCCGGAATGGCGGACGATGCCGTTTCTCCGGCATTCGACGAGATGTTCAGCATCAACGTCAGGGGCTATCTCCTCGCTGCCAAGGCCGCGCTGCCGGAGCTCTACAAGAGCCGGGGCAACGCGATCTTCACCGTCTCGAATGCAGGTTTCTATCCCGGCGGCGGCGGCGTTCTCTATACCGCGACCAAGCACGCGGTCGTGGGGATGATCAAGCAGCTCGCCCATGAATGGGGTCCCTATATCCGCGTGAACGGCGTCGCGCCGGGCGGTATCGGCGGCAGCAACCTCGCGGGCCTGAGCGCGCTGTCTCAGGACGGGCATCGGTTCTCCGACATTCCGTTCGACGAGCTCATGCCACGGCTCGTGCCTCTCGAAAAGGCTTTCTACACCCAGGACTACGCCGGCGGATACGTGTTCTTCGCCAATCGCCGGGACAACGGGCCGGCCACCGGCGTGGTGCTGAATTTTGACGGCGGCATCGGCATGCGCGGCTTTGCCTCACCGAACATGGGGGCCGAGCTGGCCGAGAAGTTCGGCGAATTCTGA
- a CDS encoding dihydrodipicolinate synthase family protein, which yields MKRTLLTVDDVSGCWAIMPTPSKPNASDINATDTVDLEETARTAEALVAAGVDGILTQGTLGEAATTTWEEKQAFLRTVVETVAGRVPVFGGTTSLNTRDTIRMTRAVREIGVDGVMLGPPMWCQPDVPTAVRFFRDVAASCPDVAICIYANPEAFKFDFPRPFWAQIAEIPQVVSAKYMNIAALYMDLNLTGRRIRLMPLDVDYYAAARIDPQACTAFWTSGAVCGPSPVIRLRDLVAEANRTGDWTQAKSLTDRIAFTYRTLLPNGSFKEFSVHNIGIEKARMDAAGWMTAGPCRPPYHLAPESALAGAREAGLQWAKLASELDGGQSA from the coding sequence ATGAAAAGAACTTTGCTTACCGTGGATGACGTGTCCGGCTGCTGGGCGATCATGCCCACGCCGTCGAAGCCGAATGCGTCCGATATCAACGCGACGGATACCGTCGATCTGGAGGAAACCGCCCGCACAGCGGAAGCTCTCGTCGCGGCGGGTGTGGACGGTATCCTGACGCAGGGCACGCTTGGCGAGGCCGCGACGACGACCTGGGAGGAAAAGCAGGCCTTCCTGCGCACGGTGGTCGAGACGGTCGCAGGCCGGGTGCCGGTCTTCGGCGGGACGACCAGCCTCAACACCCGCGACACCATCCGCATGACCAGGGCGGTGCGCGAGATCGGCGTCGACGGCGTCATGCTCGGACCGCCGATGTGGTGCCAGCCCGATGTGCCGACGGCGGTGCGGTTCTTCCGCGATGTCGCCGCCTCCTGCCCTGACGTGGCCATCTGCATCTACGCCAATCCGGAAGCGTTCAAGTTCGATTTCCCGCGGCCGTTCTGGGCGCAGATCGCGGAAATTCCCCAGGTCGTTTCTGCGAAATACATGAACATCGCGGCGCTTTACATGGACCTGAACCTGACCGGGCGCAGGATCCGCCTTATGCCGCTCGATGTGGATTATTACGCCGCCGCGCGGATCGACCCGCAGGCCTGCACGGCCTTCTGGACCAGCGGCGCGGTCTGTGGCCCTTCGCCGGTGATCCGGTTGCGCGATCTCGTGGCGGAGGCGAACAGGACCGGCGACTGGACGCAGGCGAAATCCCTCACCGACCGGATCGCGTTCACCTATCGCACGCTTCTTCCGAACGGGTCGTTCAAGGAATTCTCCGTCCACAATATCGGTATCGAGAAAGCGCGGATGGATGCGGCGGGCTGGATGACCGCCGGACCCTGCCGCCCGCCCTATCACCTCGCGCCCGAGTCGGCGCTCGCCGGAGCGCGCGAGGCGGGTCTCCAGTGGGCGAAGCTCGCATCCGAACTCGATGGCGGGCAATCGGCATGA
- a CDS encoding aldehyde dehydrogenase translates to METTLHIDNEARPASEQARFERRSPATGEVVTTGAAASRADAIAAIEAADHAFATWSQTGPGTRRALLLKAAGELEARTGDLVAAMKAEIGAGDLWAHFNVMMAANEFREAASLATQIQGETLPSDKPDCLSMTVRQPVGVILSMVPWNGPVVLAARAIAYPLVCGNTVVFRASETSPRTHELIAEAIYAAGFPPGTLNFLTNDPTDAPELVEAMIAHPAVRRVNFTGSTHVGRIIAEHCGRHLKRCLLELGDKSPMVVLADADLEGAVNATIFGAFLYQGQICMTTERVIVEDTIADSFVELLSERAKALQAGDPRSQATCALGPIISQGAADRLNGLLDDAIAKGAGVRAGGHAEKTLMAATVLDGVTPEMRIYREEAFGPILQVIRVKDADEAVRIANDTEYGLSAAVFGSDINRAMSVAMRIQTGSVHINGSTVGGESQAPYGGTKSSGWGRFGGGRAVIDEFTELKALTIQSPRQQYPF, encoded by the coding sequence ATGGAAACGACATTGCACATCGACAACGAGGCGCGCCCGGCCAGCGAGCAGGCGCGTTTCGAACGCCGGTCACCTGCGACGGGCGAGGTCGTCACGACCGGCGCCGCCGCCAGCAGGGCAGATGCGATTGCCGCGATCGAGGCGGCGGACCACGCCTTTGCCACATGGTCGCAAACCGGGCCGGGCACACGCCGCGCACTTCTTCTTAAAGCCGCCGGTGAGCTCGAGGCGCGGACCGGCGATCTCGTCGCCGCGATGAAGGCCGAGATCGGGGCGGGCGACCTCTGGGCGCATTTCAACGTCATGATGGCGGCGAACGAATTCCGCGAGGCGGCGTCCCTGGCGACGCAGATCCAGGGGGAGACGCTTCCTTCGGACAAGCCCGATTGCCTGTCGATGACCGTGCGCCAGCCGGTCGGCGTCATCCTCAGCATGGTACCCTGGAACGGTCCGGTGGTTCTGGCGGCGCGGGCGATCGCCTATCCGCTGGTCTGCGGCAACACGGTCGTGTTCCGCGCCTCCGAAACTTCCCCGAGGACGCATGAACTGATCGCAGAGGCTATCTATGCCGCGGGTTTCCCGCCCGGCACCCTGAATTTTCTTACCAACGATCCCACGGACGCTCCCGAACTGGTCGAGGCGATGATCGCGCATCCCGCGGTGCGGCGCGTGAACTTCACAGGTTCGACCCATGTCGGCCGGATCATCGCGGAGCATTGCGGTCGCCATCTCAAGCGCTGCCTGCTGGAACTGGGGGACAAATCGCCGATGGTGGTTCTGGCGGATGCGGACCTCGAGGGCGCGGTGAACGCCACGATCTTCGGCGCCTTCCTGTATCAGGGACAGATCTGCATGACGACGGAGCGGGTGATCGTCGAAGACACGATCGCGGACAGCTTCGTGGAGCTTCTGTCAGAACGCGCGAAGGCGCTTCAGGCCGGCGATCCGCGCAGCCAGGCGACCTGTGCCCTTGGACCGATCATCAGCCAGGGAGCCGCCGATCGCCTGAACGGGCTGCTGGACGATGCCATCGCCAAGGGCGCCGGGGTGCGAGCCGGCGGGCATGCCGAGAAGACGCTCATGGCGGCCACGGTTCTCGACGGCGTCACTCCCGAGATGCGTATCTACAGGGAAGAGGCTTTCGGTCCGATCCTTCAGGTGATCCGCGTCAAGGATGCCGACGAGGCGGTGCGCATTGCCAACGACACGGAATACGGCCTCTCTGCGGCGGTCTTCGGCAGCGATATCAACCGCGCGATGTCGGTCGCGATGCGGATCCAGACCGGCTCTGTCCATATCAACGGCTCGACTGTGGGCGGCGAATCTCAGGCGCCCTACGGCGGGACAAAGTCGAGTGGCTGGGGCCGTTTCGGCGGAGGGCGCGCGGTGATTGACGAGTTCACCGAGCTGAAGGCGCTGACGATCCAGTCGCCCCGGCAGCAATATCCGTTCTGA